From a region of the Saccharomyces cerevisiae S288C chromosome IX, complete sequence genome:
- the PRI1 gene encoding DNA primase subunit PRI1 (Subunit of DNA primase; DNA primase is required for DNA synthesis and double-strand break repair), with translation MTNSVKTNGPSSSDMEYYYKSLYPFKHIFNWLNHSPKPSRDMINREFAMAFRSGAYKRYNSFNSVQDFKAQIEKANPDRFEIGAIYNKPPRERDTLLKSELKALEKELVFDIDMDDYDAFRTCCSGAQVCSKCWKFISLAMKITNTALREDFGYKDFIWVFSGRRGAHCWVSDKRARALTDVQRRNVLDYVNVIRDRNTDKRLALKRPYHPHLARSLEQLKPFFVSIMLEEQNPWEDDQHAIQTLLPALYDKQLIDSLKKYWLDNPRRSSKEKWNDIDQIATSLFKGPKQDSHIIKLRECKEDLVLMTLYPKLDVEVTKQTIHLLKAPFCIHPATGNVCVPIDESFAPEKAPKLIDLQTEMEKNNDVSLTALQPFINQFQAYVSSLLKNELGSVKREREDDDEPASLDF, from the coding sequence ATGACCAATTCAGTAAAGACTAATGGGCCAAGCTCCTCAGACATGGAGTACTACTATAAGTCGCTCTATCCATTCAAACACATTTTCAACTGGCTGAATCATTCGCCCAAACCTTCTAGGGATATGATTAACAGAGAATTCGCTATGGCGTTCAGGTCAGGTGCTTACAAAAGgtataattcttttaaCTCTGTGCAAGATTTCAAAGCACAAATAGAAAAAGCCAACCCAGACAGATTTGAAATCGGTGCCATATATAACAAACCGCCAAGAGAACGTGATACTCTATTAAAAAGCGAATTGAAAGCTTTAGAGAAGGAGTTGGTGTTTGATATTGATATGGATGATTACGATGCCTTCAGAACGTGTTGCTCCGGAGCCCAAGTTTGCTCTAAGTGCTGGAAATTTATATCTTTGGCAATGAAAATTACGAACACGGCCCTAAGAGAGGATTTTGGTTATAAGGACTTCATCTGGGTATTTTCAGGTAGACGTGGTGCTCATTGTTGGGTAAGCGACAAACGGGCACGGGCTTTGACGGATGTACAACGAAGAAACGTTTTAGATTATGTCAACGTGATTAGAGACAGAAATACTGACAAGCGATTGGCTTTGAAGAGGCCTTATCACCCTCATCTTGCTCGTTCTTTGGAGCAATTGAAACCTTTCTTTGTCAGCATTATGCTCGAAGAGCAAAATCCTTGGGAAGATGACCAACATGCTATCCAAACTTTATTGCCTGCATTATATGATAAACAATTGATTGATTCATTAAAGAAGTATTGGCTGGACAATCCAAGGAGGTCAAGCAAAGAGAAGTGGAATGATATAGATCAGATAGCTACATCGCTCTTCAAAGGCCCCAAGCAAGACTCTCACATAATTAAGTTACGTGAATGTAAGGAAGATCTCGTATTGATGACTCTTTATCCGAAGCTGGATGTGGAAGTTACAAAGCAAACAATTCATTTGTTAAAGGCCCctttttgtattcatcCTGCTACGGGGAATGTCTGTGTGCCTATTGATGAATCCTTTGCACCTGAAAAAGCACCTAAGCTAATTGATCTTCAAACAGAAATggagaaaaataatgatgttTCATTAACAGCTTTACAACCTTTTATCAATCAGTTCCAAGCATATGTGAGttctcttttgaaaaatgaactGGGTTCAGTGAAAAGAGAACgtgaagatgatgatgaaccGGCTTCTTTAGATTTCTGA
- the MSL1 gene encoding U2 snRNP complex subunit MSL1 (U2B component of U2 snRNP; involved in splicing, binds the U2 snRNA stem-loop IV in vitro but requires association of Lea1p for in vivo binding; does not contain the conserved C-terminal RNA binding domain found in other family members) has product MVEPARKKQRIDRDTHHTVAEPVTEAKNTLYVSQLNEKINMQRLRVNLFLLFATFGEVLKVSMNFKKQRGQAFITMRTIDQASLAQISLNGERFFGKPLKVEFSKSETKTL; this is encoded by the coding sequence ATGGTTGAACCAGCAAGGAAAAAGCAGAGGATTGATCGCGATACTCATCACACTGTGGCTGAACCAGTAACGGAAGCTAAAAATACGCTGTACGTGAGCCAGcttaatgaaaaaattaatatgCAACGACTGCGAGTAAACCTTTTTTTGCTCTTTGCTACGTTTGGAGAGGTACTGAAGGTTAGCATGAATTTCAAGAAACAGCGGGGCCAAGCCTTTATCACCATGAGAACCATCGACCAGGCCAGTCTGGCCCAGATTTCATTAAACGGCGAGCGATTCTTTGGTAAGCCTTTGAAAGTTGAGTTCAGCAAGAGTGAAACTAAAACACTATGA
- the PAN1 gene encoding actin cytoskeleton-regulatory complex protein PAN1 (Part of actin cytoskeleton-regulatory complex Pan1p-Sla1p-End3p; associates with actin patches on cell cortex; promotes protein-protein interactions essential for endocytosis; regulates late stages of endocytosis; binds to and activates Arp2/3 complex in vitro; phosphorylation of Thr-1225 is regulated by MAPK Hog1p in response to osmotic stress): MYNPYQQQGMGYQQQQQQQQQQPNGFYPQQQQGQSSNQPQGQPQPQQQMAFNQPQATGIGGMPQSFGNSFSSMPQQPQTGYNNNGNNGSVYGNGNFGQQPQQQQQQAKPQHTGYVPNSSMPMMNTTGTMPPPNPAQQPQLQSIQPQGTGYYQAANTANVHSVQPLQSQGTGYYVSTPNLISSNQTQQPLQAQGTGYYQSQPQQVPPPQQAQSLQPLKPQQTGFYLQPQNQAPLEPLKPTATGFVNSFANNGLNNDIKIPAIRLSFITAQDQAKFETLFRSIVTNGSNTVSGANCRKILMRSGLPPSQLARIWTLCDTSKAGELLFPEFALAMHLINDVLQGDTIPYELDSKTKNEVSSFIDAINLSIANQDSSANDAPKTPFDEFITAGVQNLQPQPTGYMPQTSFGIPLQSQITGGGVASALNPQSTGFMAPTTFNMSMNTGTPGLNPQITGGAPASMQPNITGNALQPQTTGMMPQTTGMMPQTTGMMPQTSFGVNLGPQLTGGALQSQYTGGYGSVMPQQSGPASMPNLSFNQQGLQSQLTGLQPQPTGFLPPSNFSATMPLTAQKTGFGNNEIYTKSNFNNNLIDNSSQDKISTEEKSLFYKIFETFDTQNKGLLDSPTAVEIFRKSGLNRADLEQIWNLCDINNTGQLNKQEFALGMHLVYGKLNGKPIPNVLPSSLIPSSTKLLDNLKNQLKTEPTTTKEKPSFGKIDALSYKNNDDDVLPNYRNRRKVYSAKNEEQSSFSSPSAKSVNHSSSTLQTDDISVDKTVEKKTAKPKYAGFSREINLKNIASLENEIKNISNPENCYDSSIPSDLTSRFDAIIAKLPNLFNEISTIDNEITNAKIQLYRKKNPSSIIGSGPNGEITENDRKKAKSRALLRARMSALTGKSTESEDSLSMEDEQQSAEIKRIQQENGKNQEIIKDIRSSISDISASLKSTMTGSNMISNQEFERWEFGIGLEDGVREFLDDLKSNSNKSVTESSPFVPSSTPTPVDDRSSSPSYSQFKTAEERAAYLKEQAKKRMKEKLAKFDKNRRNVTQSSRSISSENSREQPQQIAGSSNLVEPRATPFQEEKYVEVAQPTQPVQSTQPVQPTQPVQPTQPVQPTQPVQPTQPVQPTQPVQNVYNAKQESDDEDEDDEEKRLQEELKRLKLKKKADKEKRLAALRKQIEDAQNESDEEETNGKDNFGGHVNVPQAAPVAPSAAFSQNSTNAPRSVHAAVTPAAGKNSTGLPSTTMGHNPYFKDASASSTSTFDARAAEMQRRIQRGLDEDEDDGWSDEDESNNRVAVDNKVEEAKIGHPDHARAPPVTAAPLPSVTPVPPAVPVPQANTSNEKSSPIPIAPIPPSVTQEPPVPLAPPLPAVDGFQEPPIPSAPAIATAVQKSGSSTPALAGGVLPPPPPLPTQQASTSEPIIAHVDNYNGAEKGTGAYGSDSDDDVLSIPESVGTDEEEEGAQPVSTAGIPSIPPAGIPPPPPLP, translated from the coding sequence ATGTATAACCCGTACCAGCAACAGGGCATGGGTTAccagcagcaacagcagcaacagcagcaacaaccAAATGGATTCTACCCGCAGCAGCAGCAAGGTCAGTCTTCAAACCAGCCCCAAGGCCAGCCTCAACCACAACAGCAAATGGCGTTTAACCAGCCTCAGGCTACCGGAATTGGTGGGATGCCTCAAAGTTTTGGTAATTCTTTCTCAAGTATGCCACAGCAGCCCCAAACGGGttacaataataatggaaATAATGGTAGTGTATATGGTAATGGTAATTTTGGCCAACAACCccagcagcaacaacagcaggCGAAACCGCAGCATACGGGATACGTACCAAATTCCAGTATGCCTATGATGAATACTACTGGCACCATGCCTCCACCTAATCCGGCTCAACAGCCTCAGCTACAATCCATACAACCCCAAGGAACAGGCTATTACCAAGCTGCTAATACTGCAAATGTACACTCAGTACAACCTTTGCAATCTCAAGGGACAGGATATTATGTGTCTACACCCAATTTGATCTCTTCTAATCAAACCCAGCAGCCCCTTCAGGCCCAGGGCACTGGTTATTATCAATCTCAACCTCAACAGGTGCCACCTCCTCAGCAAGCACAGTCCTTGCAACCTTTGAAGCCGCAGCAAACAGGATTTTACCTTCAACCGCAAAACCAAGCTCCCTTAGAACCATTAAAGCCCACCGCAACTGGCTTTGTCAACTCATTTGCCAACAACGGTCTAAACAATGATATCAAAATCCCTGCCATTAGATTGTCGTTTATTACTGCCCAAGATCAGGCAAAATTTGAGACTCTATTCAGATCAATTGTTACCAATGGTTCGAATACTGTTTCCGGTGCTAATTGTaggaaaattttgatgagATCCGGTTTGCCACCTTCTCAACTCGCAAGAATTTGGACGCTTTGTGATACATCAAAAGCAGGTGAGTTACTGTTTCCTGAATTTGCATTAGCAATGCATTTGATCAATGATGTCTTACAAGGTGACACTATCCCTTACGAATTGGATTCTAAGACAAAAAACGAAGTTTCAAGTTTTATTGACGCCATTAATTTAAGCATTGCAAACCAGGATTCTTCCGCAAACGATGCCCCAAAAACTCCCTTTGATGAATTCATTACAGCGGGCGTACAAAATTTGCAACCTCAACCAACAGGATATATGCCTCAAACTAGTTTTGGTATCCCATTACAGTCTCAAATTACTGGAGGCGGTGTTGCCTCGGCGTTGAATCCTCAATCCACAGGATTTATGGCACCAACCACTTTCAACATGTCAATGAATACCGGAACTCCCGGATTGAACCCCCAAATTACTGGAGGAGCACCTGCCTCTATGCAACCCAACATTACTGGCAATGCTTTGCAACCTCAGACAACTGGTATGATGCCACAGACAACTGGTATGATGCCACAGACAACTGGTATGATGCCACAGACTTCATTTGGCGTTAATTTAGGACCTCAGTTGACCGGCGGTGCTTTGCAATCTCAGTATACCGGAGGATATGGTTCCGTTATGCCCCAGCAAAGCGGTCCTGCAAGTATGCCCAATTTGTCCTTTAATCAACAAGGATTACAATCTCAGTTAACCGGGTTGCAACCCCAACCAACGGGTTTTCTACCACCATCTAACTTTAGTGCTACCATGCCGTTGACTGCCCAAAAGACAGGATTTGGTAATAACGAAATTTATACCAAATCCAACTTTAATAATAACTTAATTGATAACTCAAGTCAAGACAAAATTTCCACGGAGGAAAAATCTTTgttttataaaatttttgaaacttttgaTACTCAAAACAAAGGTTTGTTAGATTCCCCCACTGCTGTGGAGATTTTTAGAAAATCTGGCTTAAATCGTGCAGATTTGGAGCAAATTTGGAACCTTTGTGATATAAACAACACCGGCCAATTGAATAAACAAGAATTTGCACTAGGTATGCACTTGGTTTACGGTAAATTAAACGGGAAGCCAATCCCCAATGTCCTACCTTCAAGTTTAATTCCCTCCAGCACAAAACTTTTAGACAACTTAAAGAACCAATTAAAGACAGAGCCAACGAccacaaaagaaaaacctTCGTTTGGTAAAATCGATGCCTTGAGctacaaaaataatgatgatgatgtttTGCCGAACTATAGAAATCGTAGGAAGGTTTACTCTGCGAAAAATGAAGAgcaatcttctttttcttcaccaTCTGCTAAATCTGTTAATCATTCTAGCAGCACCCTTCAAACCGATGACATTTCGGTAGATAAGActgttgaaaagaagacagCGAAACCAAAATATGCTGGGTTTTCAAGAGAAATAaatctgaaaaatattgCTTCACTGGAAAATGAGATCAAAAATATCAGCAATCCTGAAAACTGTTATGACAGTTCTATTCCATCAGATTTGACAAGCCGCTTTGATGCCATCATCGCCAAACTTCCAAACCtattcaatgaaatttctaCAATTGATAATGAGATTACCAATGCAAAAATTCAGTTgtatagaaaaaaaaatccttcTTCGATAATTGGATCTGGTCCAAATGGTGAAATAACTGAAAATGATAGGAAGAAAGCTAAGAGTAGGGCTTTGTTGAGAGCAAGGATGTCTGCTCTAACAGGAAAATCAACGGAATCGGAGGATTCACTTTCCATGGAAGATGAACAGCAAAGTGCTGAAATCAAGAGAATCCAGCAGGAAAATGGTAAGAACCAAGAAATCATTAAAGACATAAGGTCATCTATATCAGATATTTCTGCATCCTTGAAGTCTACTATGACAGGATCGAATATGATATCCAatcaagaatttgaaagatgGGAATTTGGCATAGGGTTAGAAGATGGTGTTCGTGAATTTTTGGATGATCTGAAgtcaaattcaaataaatcaGTGACTGAGTCATCTCCCTTTGTGCCTTCCTCAACACCAACCCCTGTAGATGACCGTTCCTCGTCGCCTTCTTATTCTCAGTTCAAAACTGCTGAAGAAAGAGCAGCTTATCTGAAAGAACAGGcaaaaaagagaatgaaggaaaaattaGCTAAATTTGATAAGAATAGGCGAAATGTTACTCAAAGTTCCAGATCGATTAGCAGTGAAAACTCTCGAGAACAGCCACAACAGATTGCTGGTTCTTCCAATTTAGTTGAACCTAGAGCAACTCCATtccaagaagaaaaatatgtgGAAGTCGCTCAACCAACTCAACCTGTTCAATCAACACAACCTGTTCAACCAACTCAACCTGTTCAGCCAACTCAACCTGTTCAGCCAACTCAACCTGTTCAGCCAACTCAACCTGTTCAACCAACTCAACCTGTTCAGAATGTATATAATGCAAAGCAAGAAtccgatgatgaagatgaagatgatgaagaaaagcGTTTACAAGAGGAGCTAAAACGATTGaaacttaaaaaaaaggctgataaagaaaaaagactTGCAGCTTTACGTAAGCAAATTGAGGATGCTCAAAATGAAAGTGACGAAGAGGAGACAAACGGAAAAGACAACTTTGGCGGCCATGTGAACGTTCCTCAGGCCGCTCCAGTGGCACCATCTGCAGCTTTTTCGCAAAATTCTACTAATGCTCCTCGCTCGGTACACGCTGCTGTTACCCCTGCCGCAGGTAAGAACAGTACTGGTCTGCCTTCCACGACAATGGGCCATAATCCATACTTCAAGGATGCATCAGCTAGCTCTACATCTACTTTCGATGCTCGCGCTGCAGAAATGCAAAGAAGAATCCAAAGAGGATTGGATGAGGACGAGGATGATGGATGGTCTGATGAAGACGAGAGTAATAACCGCGTAGCTGTAGATAATAAGGTTGAAGAAGCAAAGATTGGTCATCCTGATCATGCACGTGCTCCACCTGTTACTGCTGCTCCCTTGCCGTCTGTTACCCCTGTTCCACCTGCTGTCCCTGTCCCTCAGGCGAATACCTCTAATGAAAAGAGTAGTCCTATTCCAATAGCTCCGATACCACCTTCTGTTACTCAGGAGCCACCCGTCCCGTTGGCTCCCCCTTTGCCTGCTGTTGATGGCTTTCAAGAACCTCCAATTCCCTCAGCACCTGCAATAGCTACTGCCGTGCAAAAATCGGGTTCTTCCACCCCAGCTTTAGCTGGAGGCGTTTTGCCTCCACCCCCACCTTTACCAACTCAACAAGCTTCCACTTCAGAACCTATTATCGCTCACGTTGATAACTACAATGGTGCTGAAAAAGGCACGGGCGCATATGGATCcgattctgatgatgacgtTTTATCGATTCCTGAATCAGTTGGTacagatgaagaggaagaagggGCACAACCAGTTTCTACTGCAGGTATCCCATCAATTCCACCTGCAGGTATTCCTCCACCCCCACCCCTTCCATGA
- the EGH1 gene encoding hydrolase (Steryl-beta-glucosidase with broad specificity for aglycones; has a role in ergosteryl-beta-glucoside catabolism; required for normal vacuolar morphology; has similarity to the C. neoformans ergosteryl-beta-glucosidase EGCrP2; localizes to the cytosol): protein MPAKIHISADGQFCDKDGNEIQLRGVNLDPSVKIPAKPFLSTHAPIENDTFFEDADKVSFINHPLVLDDIEQHIIRLKSLGYNTIRLPFTWESLEHAGPGQYDFDYMDYIVEVLTRINSVQQGMYIYLDPHQDVWSRFSGGSGAPLWTLYCAGFQPANFLATDAAILHNYYIDPKTGREVGKDEESYPKMVWPTNYFKLACQTMFTLFFGGKQYAPKCTINGENIQDYLQGRFNDAIMTLCARIKEKAPELFESNCIIGLESMNEPNCGYIGETNLDVIPKERNLKLGKTPTAFQSFMLGEGIECTIDQYKRTFFGFSKGKPCTINPKGKKAWLSAEERDAIDAKYNWERNPEWKPDTCIWKLHGVWEIQNGKRPVLLKPNYFSQPDATVFINNHFVDYYTGIYNKFREFDQELFIIIQPPVMKPPPNLQNSKILDNRTICACHFYDGMTLMYKTWNKRIGIDTYGLVNKKYSNPAFAVVLGENNIRKCIRKQLSEMQKDAKSMLGKKVPVFFTEIGIPFDMDDKKAYITNDYSSQTAALDALGFALEGSNLSYTLWCYCSINSHIWGDNWNNEDFSIWSPDDKPLYHDTRAKTPTPEPSPASTVASVSTSTSKSGSSQPPSFIKPDNHLDLDSPSCTLKSDLSGFRALDAIMRPFPIQIHGRFEFAEFNLCNKSYLLKLVGKTTPEQITVPTYIFIPRHHFTPSRLSIRSSSGHYTYNTDYQVLEWFHEPGHQFIEICAKSKSRPNTPGSDTSNDLPAECVIS from the coding sequence ATGCCTGCCAAAATACACATTTCTGCAGACGGTCAGTTTTGCGATAAAGATGGCAACGAGATCCAATTGCGTGGTGTCAATTTGGATCCGTCAGTTAAAATCCCTGCAAAGCCATTCCTATCCACCCACGCTCCCATAGAAAATGACACGTTTTTCGAGGATGCTGATAAAGTCAGTTTCATCAATCACCCCTTAGTTCTTGATGATATCGAACAGCATATCATCAGATTGAAATCACTGGGTTACAATACCATTCGTTTACCCTTCACCTGGGAATCTCTTGAACATGCTGGTCCAGGACAGTACGATTTTGACTATATGGATTATATCGTCGAGGTACTAACCAGGATTAACAGCGTACAACAAGGTATGTACATTTATTTGGACCCTCACCAAGACGTCTGGTCTAGGTTTAGCGGTGGATCTGGAGCACCGCTATGGACCTTATACTGTGCAGGGTTTCAACCTGCAAACTTCCTGGCCACCGATGCTGCAATCTTACATAATTATTATATTGACCCCAAAACGGGCAGGGAAGTTGGCAAAGATGAAGAGTCCTACCCTAAGATGGTTTGGCCTACAAACTACTTCAAACTGGCGTGTCAAACAATGTTTACGTTATTCTTTGGTGGGAAACAATATGCTCCTAAGTGCACAATTAATGGAGAAAACATACAGGATTACTTGCAAGGAAGGTTTAATGATGCAATCATGACACTGTGCGCAagaattaaagaaaaggctCCTGAGTTGTTTGAGAGCAACTGCATTATTGGATTAGAGTCTATGAACGAGCCAAACTGTGGTTACATTGGTGAAACAAATCTCGATGTGATTCCGAAAGagagaaatttgaaattgggCAAAACGCCAACGGCATTTCAAAGCTTTATGCTGGGTGAAGGTATTGAGTGCACAATAGATCAATATAAAAGGAcattttttggattttctAAGGGAAAACCGTGCACAATCAATCCCAAAGGCAAAAAAGCTTGGCTGAGTGCAGAGGAAAGAGATGCGATAGATGCGAAGTATAATTGGGAAAGGAACCCTGAATGGAAACCAGACACTTGCATTTGGAAACTCCATGGTGTTTGGGAGATTCAGAATGGTAAACGCCCTGTTTTACTCAAACCAAATTACTTTAGCCAACCTGATGCAACGGTATTTATAAACAATCATTTTGTTGACTATTACACTGGAATTTATAACAAGTTTAGGGAATTCGATCAAGAATTGTTTATTATAATCCAACCGCCGGTAATGAAGCCACCACCCAATTTACAAAATTCTAAAATATTGGACAATAGGACGATTTGTGCATGTCATTTTTATGATGGTATGACACTAATGTATAAGACATGGAATAAACGAATTGGCATAGACACCTATGGACTagtaaacaaaaaatactCAAATCCTGCCTTTGCTGTAGTGCTTGGCGAAAACAATATACGGAAATGCATTAGGAAGCAATTATCAGAAATGCAAAAGGACGCTAAATCCATGcttggaaaaaaagtacCTGTATTCTTCACCGAAATTGGTATTCCATTTGACATGGACGACAAGAAAGCATATATTACAAATGACTATTCTTCACAGACCGCTGCATTGGATGCTCTTGGATTTGCATTAGAAGGAAGTAATCTTTCGTACACCTTATGGTGTTATTGCAGTATTAATTCACATATATGGGGTGACAATTGGAACAATGAAGATTTTTCGATTTGGTCCCCGGATGACAAACCACTCTATCACGATACCCGAGCAAAAACTCCTACTCCTGAGCCATCTCCAGCCTCTACTGTGGCTTCGGTATCCACTTCTACATCTAAATCGGGTTCTTCACAACCACCAAGTTTCATAAAACCAGATAATCATTTAGATTTGGATAGTCCCTCGTGCACTTTAAAGAGCGACTTGTCAGGGTTCAGAGCTCTTGATGCTATAATGAGACCATTCCCCATACAAATTCACGGAAGATTTGAGTTTGCTGAGTTTAACTTATGTAATAAATCCTACCTTTTGAAATTAGTTGGTAAAACGACACCTGAACAGATAACTGTCCCtacatatatttttatacCACGGCACCATTTTACACCAAGCCGGTTGTCAATTCGTTCATCATCAGGTCATTATACCTATAACACTGACTACCAGGTTCTTGAATGGTTTCACGAGCCTGGCCATCAGTTCATTGAAATTTGCGCAAAATCGAAGTCAAGGCCCAACACCCCTGGAAGTGACACTTCGAATGACTTACCAGCGGAATGCGTTATCAGCtaa